A region from the Malus domestica chromosome 07, GDT2T_hap1 genome encodes:
- the LOC103439599 gene encoding copper transporter 2-like, giving the protein MDDMPNMSPPPKGDLTNTTYGTMMMSSSLTWGKDVIILFPKWPNNNLSMYVLALFLIFLLAVAVEVLSVLPKHRPAAKPYLSLLGQTGVHSFRTGLAYLVMLSVMSFNIGILIAAVAGHALGFFIVKVRDHGQHPDSPEPKV; this is encoded by the coding sequence atggacGACATGCCAAATATGTCTCCTCCGCCCAAGGGCGACCTGACGAACACAACTTATGGTACCATGATGATGAGCAGCAGCCTCACATGGGGCAAAGATGTCATCATCCTCTTCCCCAAGTGGCCTAACAACAACCTCAGCATGTACGTCTTGGCTCTCTTCTTGATCTTCCTCCTCGCTGTCGCCGTCGAGGTATTGTCCGTTTTGCCCAAACACAGACCGGCAGCCAAACCCTACCTATCCCTCCTCGGTCAGACCGGCGTCCACAGCTTTCGTACCGGTTTGGCTTACCTGGTCATGCTCTCTGTCATGTCATTCAATATCGGAATCCTCATCGCCGCCGTGGCCGGCCATGCGCTAGGTTTCTTCATCGTTAAGGTTCGTGATCATGGCCAACACCCCGACTCGCCCGAGCCCAAAGTTTGA